The Melanotaenia boesemani isolate fMelBoe1 chromosome 3, fMelBoe1.pri, whole genome shotgun sequence genome contains the following window.
TGTGTCAGGTGCCTTTTCTTTAAGAGCGGCTTTTATGCTGGCAGCCATGAAGCTGCCGCTGCCTGCTTGAGGAGCAGGACCACTGCTGGGTGCATTGGGGTCAGCTGTGGCTCCTGCAGCAAGACCAACCGCCCCAGACTCTCCCTGCTCTGATGCTCTAAGTCTCTTCATGAGAGTGGTCACTCTTACTGCTTTCTGTGAGTTGCAAAAACAAATTGTTTGTTTAAAGTGATACTGTGCAGCAAAATTCACAAATCAAGCCTTTGAGtgaaatgtaaatgagtaaatttaCCTTCCACTTGGCTTTGGCAAAGTTCTTTTCGATTTGTGCACAAACACCATCTTTGATGTTCTTGTCTGAAGCAGCATTTCCAGAAATCCTGAGAGAAAGAATGACACGTCtacaggaaaagaagaaagacgCTTCTCTTCCTGTGGCTCTATTTTCTCCAAGTGTTAGAGCAGACATTTACTTTTGATGTACTACATATACTTGAATATAATTAACCACCATTCAgtcttaattaaattattactttttattattattttcttttaccatTCATGGGCTATAGCTTCCTGTGCAGTCAGTCGCTGATCTTGGTCCACGTCCATTAAAGATGCCACTAAGGTTTTGGCTGTGCAGCACAAAAAAGAAGCACAGGAAGAATACATACAGGaattaatatgttttatattaattatacCCTGGAAAAGTAATCTGTGAAGTAATTAGGAATTAATGTCTTACCAGAATCTGAAATGTCATCCCAGTATGGGGAATCAAATTCATAGTCTCCGGATAAAATCTTTAGGAAAAGATTTTTATCACGGttatcagaatcatcttcatcactgtcATCATAGAAAGGAGGGTTGCCAGACAAACTGTGAAGTTGGAAAAACAAGAgcaataaagttattttatttatttatttatttgaaataaaacacttcTGTGTGATAATTAATACAATTGAGAGCATGTTAATGAGCACTTACAGTATATACATGATGACACCAATAGCCCAACAGTCCACAGGTCTTCCATATCTCTGCCTCCCAACAACCTCAGGAGCTACAAGCAAAATAAGTGTTCTGATAATATCATGTAGACTGAATGATCACAGTTTATTAGAAGATctaaaatcaaattatttatatcacaatttaataataaaaatgacatacAAATTGAATTTCACTGATCTAAAGGCAAGTTTTGTGTCACTTACCAAGATACTCTGGAGTTCCACATGGGTCCTTGATGAGTCTATTTTCCAGTTTTGCCAGCTGGAAGTCACTGATAACAATTTTGGAGTGCTTCAAACGATTAAAGTATACCAAGTTCTCCAGCTGCAtgagtggaaaaataaactttcattaaaCTAGTAAGCGTTCTATTCAGTCAAACAGTAT
Protein-coding sequences here:
- the LOC121637501 gene encoding caM kinase-like vesicle-associated protein; its protein translation is MPFGCLTLGENKDYNSPSEVTDKYDLGQIVKSEEFCEIFRAKDRNTLKMYTCKKFHKKDGRKVRKAAKNEILILKMVKHHNILQLVDAFETKKEYFIFLELATGREVFDWILDQGYYSERDTSNVMRQVLEAVAYLHSLKIVHRNLKLENLVYFNRLKHSKIVISDFQLAKLENRLIKDPCGTPEYLAPEVVGRQRYGRPVDCWAIGVIMYILLSGNPPFYDDSDEDDSDNRDKNLFLKILSGDYEFDSPYWDDISDSAKTLVASLMDVDQDQRLTAQEAIAHEWISGNAASDKNIKDGVCAQIEKNFAKAKWKKAVRVTTLMKRLRASEQGESGAVGLAAGATADPNAPSSGPAPQAGSGSFMAASIKAALKEKAPDTQTANIAAPSLPSTARQDEQQQARCNGDAPQMLPQRKGE